In one Streptomyces venezuelae genomic region, the following are encoded:
- a CDS encoding DUF47 domain-containing protein → MRFRLTPRETSFYDMFAASADNIVTGSKLLMELLGADSSARAEIAERMRAAEHAGDDATHAIFHQLNSSFITPFDREDIYNLASSLDDIMDFMEEAVDLVVLYQVEELPKGVEQQIEVLARAAELTAEAMPNLRTMANLTEYWIEVNRLENQADQIHRKLLAQLFNGKYDAIEVLKLKQIVDVLEEAADAFEHVANTVETIAVKES, encoded by the coding sequence GTGCGCTTTCGTCTGACCCCCAGGGAGACGAGCTTCTACGACATGTTCGCCGCATCCGCGGACAACATCGTCACGGGCTCGAAGCTCCTGATGGAACTGCTCGGAGCGGACTCTTCCGCACGGGCCGAGATCGCAGAGCGTATGCGGGCCGCGGAACACGCGGGAGACGACGCGACGCATGCGATCTTCCACCAGCTGAACTCCTCGTTCATCACGCCGTTCGACCGCGAGGACATCTACAACCTCGCGTCGTCCCTCGACGACATCATGGACTTCATGGAGGAGGCCGTCGACCTGGTCGTCCTCTACCAGGTCGAGGAACTCCCCAAGGGCGTCGAGCAGCAGATCGAGGTGCTCGCCCGGGCCGCCGAGCTCACGGCGGAGGCCATGCCCAATCTGCGGACGATGGCCAACCTCACCGAGTACTGGATCGAGGTCAACCGTCTGGAGAACCAGGCCGACCAGATCCACCGCAAGCTCCTCGCCCAGCTCTTCAACGGCAAGTACGACGCCATCGAGGTGCTGAAGCTCAAGCAGATCGTGGATGTGCTGGAAGAGGCCGCCGACGCCTTCGAGCACGTGGCGAACACTGTGGAGACCATCGCGGTCAAGGAGTCCTGA
- a CDS encoding inorganic phosphate transporter, translated as MDTFALIVTIGVALGFTYTNGFHDSANAIATSVSTRALTPRAALAMAAVMNLAGAFLGSGVAKTVSEGIIETPHGDKGMWILFAALIGAIVWNLITWYFGLPSSSSHALFGGMVGAALAGGIGVIWSGVVDKIVIPMFLSPVVGLVAGYLVMCAIMWMFRKSNPHKAKRGFRIAQTVSAAGMALGHGLQDAQKTMGIVVMALVISDVQSADAPIPIWVKIACALMLSAGTYAGGWRIMRTLGRKIIELDPPQGFAAETTGAGIMFTTAFMFHAPISTTHVITSAIMGVGATKRVNAVRWGVAKNIILGWFITMPAAAIVAALSFWVVDLAFL; from the coding sequence ATGGACACCTTTGCTTTGATCGTGACGATCGGCGTCGCGCTCGGATTCACGTACACGAACGGCTTCCACGACTCCGCGAACGCCATCGCCACCTCCGTCTCCACCCGTGCGCTGACGCCCCGCGCGGCGCTCGCCATGGCCGCGGTGATGAACCTCGCCGGTGCCTTCCTGGGCAGCGGGGTCGCCAAGACCGTCAGTGAGGGGATCATCGAGACCCCGCACGGCGACAAGGGGATGTGGATCCTCTTCGCGGCGCTCATCGGCGCCATCGTGTGGAACCTGATCACCTGGTACTTCGGTCTGCCCTCGTCCTCGTCGCACGCGCTGTTCGGCGGCATGGTCGGCGCGGCGCTCGCCGGCGGCATCGGGGTCATCTGGTCCGGGGTCGTCGACAAGATCGTCATCCCGATGTTCCTGTCCCCGGTGGTCGGCCTCGTCGCCGGTTACCTGGTGATGTGCGCGATCATGTGGATGTTCCGCAAGTCCAACCCGCACAAGGCCAAGCGCGGCTTCCGTATCGCGCAGACGGTGTCCGCGGCCGGCATGGCCCTCGGTCACGGTCTCCAGGACGCGCAGAAGACGATGGGCATCGTGGTGATGGCCCTCGTCATCTCCGATGTGCAGAGCGCCGACGCCCCCATTCCGATCTGGGTCAAGATCGCTTGTGCGCTGATGCTCTCCGCCGGTACGTACGCGGGTGGCTGGCGCATCATGCGGACCCTCGGCCGCAAGATCATCGAGCTGGACCCGCCGCAGGGCTTCGCCGCCGAGACGACCGGCGCGGGCATCATGTTCACCACGGCGTTCATGTTCCACGCGCCGATCTCGACGACGCACGTCATCACCTCCGCGATCATGGGTGTGGGCGCGACGAAGCGGGTGAACGCGGTGCGGTGGGGTGTCGCCAAGAACATCATCCTGGGCTGGTTCATCACCATGCCGGCCGCCGCGATCGTCGCCGCGTTGAGTTTCTGGGTCGTGGATCTCGCGTTCCTGTAG
- the pstB gene encoding phosphate ABC transporter ATP-binding protein PstB, which yields MAKRIDVSGLTAFYGSHKAIDDISMTVEPRSVTAFIGPSGCGKSTFLRTLNRMHEVTPGGRVEGKVLLDDEDLYGSGVDPVAVRRTIGMVFQRPNPFPTMSIFDNVAAGLKLNGSYKKSELNDIVEKSLKGANLWNEVKDRLNKPGSGLSGGQQQRLCIARAIAVEPDVLLMDEPCSALDPISTLAIEDLIGELKERFTIVIVTHNMQQAARVSDRTAFFNLAAVGQPGKLIEIDDTERIFSNPSVQATEDYISGRFG from the coding sequence ATGGCCAAGCGAATCGACGTATCGGGCCTGACCGCCTTCTACGGCTCCCACAAGGCGATCGACGACATCTCCATGACCGTGGAGCCCCGCTCCGTGACGGCCTTCATCGGCCCCTCCGGCTGCGGCAAGTCCACGTTCCTGCGCACGCTCAACCGCATGCACGAGGTCACGCCCGGCGGCCGCGTCGAGGGCAAGGTGCTCCTGGACGACGAGGACCTCTACGGCAGCGGCGTGGACCCGGTGGCCGTGCGCCGCACGATCGGCATGGTCTTCCAGCGCCCGAACCCGTTCCCCACGATGTCCATCTTCGACAACGTCGCGGCGGGCCTGAAGCTCAACGGCTCGTACAAGAAGTCCGAGCTGAACGACATCGTCGAGAAGTCCCTCAAGGGCGCGAACCTCTGGAACGAGGTCAAGGACCGCCTGAACAAGCCCGGCTCCGGCCTCTCCGGCGGCCAGCAGCAGCGTCTGTGCATCGCGCGGGCGATCGCGGTCGAGCCCGACGTCCTGCTCATGGACGAGCCCTGCTCGGCCCTCGACCCGATCTCGACCCTCGCGATCGAGGATCTGATCGGCGAGCTGAAGGAGCGCTTCACGATCGTCATCGTGACGCACAACATGCAGCAGGCGGCCCGCGTCTCGGACCGCACCGCGTTCTTCAACCTGGCGGCCGTCGGCCAGCCCGGCAAGCTCATCGAGATCGACGACACGGAGCGGATCTTCTCCAACCCGTCGGTCCAGGCCACCGAGGACTACATCTCGGGCCGCTTCGGCTGA
- the pstA gene encoding phosphate ABC transporter permease PstA, whose amino-acid sequence MSTTTPTPTGPLVKRPSTLKAATLPRWTPLVMAAGSAAVAVAIGAAAGLDSRIQWGLIAAVLFIVGSYVLAMGVEGSRQAKDRLATSLVWVMFLLAVVPLASLIYETVQRGIKVFDGYFLTHSMGVVADEETGGGIYHAIIGTLEQVLLASVIAVPIGLLTAVYLVEYGRGKLAKTVTFFVDVMTGIPSIVAGLFVLSFWILILKFDYSGWAGAMALAILMMPVIVRSTEEMLKLVPNELREASLALGVPKWRTILKVVLPTAIGGITTGVMLAVARIAGETAPVLLLVWVNPLINTNPFSGAQGSLPLYIYQQYAAGTEASYDRAWAAALALIGFIMILNMAARAVARWKAPKTGR is encoded by the coding sequence ATGAGCACCACGACACCCACCCCGACCGGCCCGCTCGTCAAGCGGCCCTCGACCCTCAAGGCCGCGACGCTGCCCCGCTGGACGCCGCTGGTCATGGCCGCGGGGTCGGCCGCCGTCGCGGTCGCCATCGGCGCCGCGGCCGGCCTGGACAGCCGCATCCAGTGGGGCCTGATCGCCGCCGTCCTGTTCATCGTCGGCTCGTACGTCCTCGCGATGGGCGTCGAAGGCTCCCGCCAGGCCAAGGACCGCCTCGCCACCTCGCTGGTGTGGGTCATGTTCCTGCTCGCCGTCGTCCCGCTCGCCTCGCTGATCTACGAGACCGTGCAGCGCGGCATCAAGGTCTTCGACGGCTACTTCCTCACCCACTCCATGGGTGTGGTGGCCGACGAGGAGACCGGCGGCGGCATCTACCACGCGATCATCGGCACCCTGGAGCAGGTGCTCCTGGCCTCCGTGATCGCCGTGCCGATCGGCCTGCTCACCGCGGTCTACCTCGTCGAGTACGGACGCGGGAAGCTCGCCAAGACCGTCACGTTCTTCGTGGACGTCATGACCGGCATCCCCTCGATCGTCGCGGGCCTGTTCGTCCTCAGCTTCTGGATCCTCATCCTCAAGTTCGACTACTCGGGCTGGGCCGGCGCCATGGCGCTCGCCATCCTGATGATGCCGGTGATCGTGCGCTCCACCGAGGAGATGCTCAAGCTCGTCCCGAACGAGCTGCGCGAGGCGTCCCTCGCCCTCGGCGTACCGAAGTGGCGGACCATCCTCAAGGTCGTCCTGCCCACCGCGATCGGCGGCATCACCACGGGCGTCATGCTCGCGGTGGCCCGCATCGCCGGTGAGACCGCGCCGGTCCTGCTCCTGGTCTGGGTGAACCCCCTGATCAACACGAACCCCTTCAGCGGGGCGCAGGGCTCACTGCCGCTGTACATCTACCAGCAGTACGCGGCCGGCACGGAGGCGTCGTACGACCGGGCCTGGGCCGCGGCGCTCGCCCTCATCGGCTTCATCATGATCCTCAACATGGCGGCTCGCGCCGTAGCGCGCTGGAAGGCCCCCAAGACGGGCCGCTGA
- the pstC gene encoding phosphate ABC transporter permease subunit PstC, whose amino-acid sequence MDIPSNTTAPPPVEDVEPTAPVSKAAARGATRPGDKIFLGLSRGSGIVLLVIMAAIAAFLTYRTTVALSDNTGNFLTTFEWDPAGINTDGKPYFGIAVLVFGTVVSSIIALAIAVPVAIGIALFISHYAPRKLAAPIAYVIDLLAAVPSIVYGLWGALVVAPNLTGLYSWLDDYFGWTGIFAYNGEAPRSLMTVGILLAIMILPIITNVSREVFLQAPKMHEEAALALGATRWEVIRMSVLPFGRSGIISASMLGLGRALGETIAVATVLSPNFLINTSVLDYGGGTFAQNIASKFNEASEYGQDALIASGLVLFIITLLVNGAARLIIARRKEYSGANA is encoded by the coding sequence ATGGACATACCAAGCAATACGACCGCTCCTCCCCCCGTCGAAGACGTCGAGCCGACCGCCCCGGTGAGCAAGGCCGCCGCGCGCGGCGCCACCCGCCCCGGCGACAAGATCTTCCTGGGCCTCTCCCGCGGCTCCGGAATCGTGCTCCTCGTGATCATGGCGGCCATCGCCGCGTTCCTGACGTACCGCACGACCGTCGCCCTCTCCGACAACACGGGCAACTTCCTCACCACCTTCGAGTGGGACCCGGCCGGCATCAACACGGACGGCAAGCCGTACTTCGGCATCGCGGTCCTGGTCTTCGGCACCGTGGTCAGCTCGATCATCGCCCTCGCGATCGCCGTCCCCGTCGCCATCGGCATCGCGCTCTTCATCTCGCACTACGCGCCGCGCAAGCTGGCCGCCCCCATCGCCTACGTGATCGACCTGCTGGCCGCCGTGCCCTCGATCGTGTACGGCCTGTGGGGCGCCCTCGTGGTCGCCCCCAACCTCACCGGCCTCTACAGCTGGCTGGACGACTACTTCGGCTGGACCGGCATCTTCGCCTACAACGGCGAGGCCCCGCGCTCCCTGATGACCGTCGGCATCCTCCTCGCGATCATGATCCTGCCGATCATCACGAACGTGAGCCGCGAAGTCTTCCTCCAGGCCCCGAAGATGCACGAGGAGGCCGCGCTGGCCCTCGGCGCCACGCGCTGGGAGGTCATCCGCATGTCGGTGCTCCCCTTCGGCCGCTCCGGCATCATCTCCGCCTCGATGCTGGGCCTCGGCCGCGCGCTCGGCGAGACGATCGCCGTCGCCACCGTCCTCTCGCCGAACTTCCTCATCAACACCTCGGTGCTCGACTACGGCGGCGGCACCTTCGCGCAGAACATCGCCAGCAAGTTCAACGAGGCCAGTGAGTACGGCCAGGACGCGCTCATCGCCTCCGGCCTGGTGCTCTTCATCATCACGCTGCTGGTCAACGGCGCGGCCCGCCTGATCATCGCGCGCCGCAAGGAGTACTCGGGGGCCAACGCATGA
- the pstS gene encoding phosphate ABC transporter substrate-binding protein PstS, with the protein MKLQRKNRLRALSLGAIAVSGALALTACGSDDTSSGDGGKETNANANIKCDDAKGQLAASGSSAQKNAIDAWRKVYTTNCKDVQLNYNPTGSGAGITAFLQGQTAFAGSDSALKPDEVEKSKKICKGSQAIDLPMVGGPIAIGYNVPGVDSLTLDAKTLGDIFNNKIKTWDDKAIEKLNPDAKLPSTKIQPFHRSDESGTTDNFTKYLKGAAPSAWPYEPGKSWEPKGGQSANGSAGVAGQVKQTAGAISYFELSYAGEGVKTVDLKTEAKEPVKATVDNASKAISEAKVVGKGKDLALELNYKPTAEGAYPITLVTYEVVCEKGNKADTLAATKSFLTYIASEDGQNVLKDNDYAPIPAEIITKVRSTVAGLS; encoded by the coding sequence GTGAAGCTTCAGCGCAAGAACCGGCTCCGCGCCCTCTCCCTCGGCGCCATCGCCGTCTCCGGCGCCCTGGCCCTCACGGCGTGCGGCTCCGACGACACCAGCTCGGGCGACGGCGGCAAGGAGACCAACGCCAACGCCAACATCAAGTGCGACGACGCCAAGGGCCAGCTCGCGGCCTCCGGTTCGTCCGCGCAGAAGAACGCGATCGACGCCTGGCGGAAGGTCTACACGACCAACTGCAAGGACGTGCAGCTGAACTACAACCCGACGGGTTCGGGCGCCGGCATCACCGCGTTCCTCCAGGGCCAGACCGCGTTCGCCGGTTCGGACTCGGCGCTCAAGCCCGACGAGGTCGAGAAGTCGAAGAAGATCTGCAAGGGCAGCCAGGCCATCGACCTGCCCATGGTGGGCGGCCCGATCGCCATCGGCTACAACGTCCCCGGCGTCGACAGCCTGACCCTGGACGCCAAGACCCTCGGCGACATCTTCAACAACAAGATCAAGACCTGGGACGACAAGGCGATCGAGAAGCTCAACCCCGACGCCAAGCTCCCCAGCACCAAGATCCAGCCCTTCCACCGCTCCGACGAGTCCGGCACCACGGACAACTTCACCAAGTACCTGAAGGGTGCCGCGCCCAGCGCCTGGCCGTACGAGCCGGGCAAGTCGTGGGAGCCCAAGGGCGGCCAGTCCGCGAACGGCTCCGCCGGTGTCGCGGGCCAGGTCAAGCAGACCGCGGGCGCCATCTCGTACTTCGAGCTCTCCTACGCCGGTGAGGGCGTCAAGACCGTCGACCTGAAGACCGAGGCCAAGGAGCCGGTGAAGGCCACCGTCGACAACGCCTCCAAGGCCATCTCCGAGGCCAAGGTCGTCGGCAAGGGCAAGGACCTCGCCCTGGAGCTGAACTACAAGCCGACCGCCGAAGGCGCGTACCCGATCACCCTCGTGACGTACGAGGTCGTCTGCGAGAAGGGCAACAAGGCCGACACGCTCGCCGCCACCAAGTCCTTCCTGACCTACATCGCCAGCGAGGACGGCCAGAACGTCCTCAAGGACAACGACTACGCGCCGATCCCGGCCGAGATCATCACCAAGGTCCGCTCCACCGTCGCGGGCCTGAGCTAG
- a CDS encoding NUDIX hydrolase, whose amino-acid sequence MTYGKEGTYGKEGLPGEETTVLAAGCVLWRPDRAGRDGIELALVHRPKWSDWSHPKGKLKRGETARDAALREVLEETGMACELGAELPTARYRDAQDRPKEVRYWAAEALSGTFAPNSEVSHLRWLAPEEARRLLTRERDAELVNDLLAALAAPRGRA is encoded by the coding sequence GTGACGTACGGGAAGGAAGGGACGTACGGAAAGGAAGGGCTGCCCGGCGAGGAGACCACGGTCCTGGCGGCCGGCTGCGTCCTGTGGCGCCCGGACCGCGCCGGGCGGGACGGCATCGAACTCGCCCTGGTGCACCGCCCCAAGTGGTCGGACTGGTCCCACCCGAAGGGCAAGCTCAAGCGCGGGGAGACGGCGCGGGACGCGGCGCTGCGCGAGGTCCTCGAGGAGACCGGCATGGCGTGCGAACTCGGCGCCGAACTCCCCACCGCCCGCTACCGGGACGCCCAGGACCGCCCCAAGGAGGTCCGCTACTGGGCCGCCGAGGCGCTCTCCGGCACGTTCGCGCCCAACTCCGAGGTGTCGCACCTGCGGTGGCTCGCGCCCGAAGAGGCCCGCCGCCTCCTGACGCGCGAGCGGGACGCCGAACTCGTCAACGATCTGCTGGCGGCCCTGGCCGCACCGCGGGGCAGGGCCTAA
- a CDS encoding CHAD domain-containing protein produces the protein MAQQHHEMTDTGTGAGPGTAGEALTGYLQDQATEFLRSLRLHRESSTASQGAEESLEAARSLRRAARRIGGTLHTFRPLLDAEWASSLRPELAWLSGTLGQEHAYAGRLDRLLEALHRLSGPSPVPAPAGDPQPASAALAASGAGGRTARQNGWAQPSVPSAADSGTPRGLAVGAAKAAALLERQLTLARTRAHSTALQAFGSSRFHAVADHVAVLASEVPLSGTTEGLVPLADQAEAALAEAVAVLPLGQAGHPYNAGALSHGLAPTDTAPDAQDAPWLKVRSLLRLYRYAQEVLVGHDRTDPRIADASHALNVHREAAAAAAAAAHAARTPRIAPATAYALGVLHADQRHEVEAARFVFQRAWLREEARTR, from the coding sequence GTGGCACAGCAACACCATGAGATGACGGATACGGGTACGGGAGCGGGTCCGGGTACCGCGGGTGAGGCCCTCACGGGCTACCTGCAGGACCAGGCAACCGAGTTCCTCCGCTCGCTGCGGCTGCACCGCGAGTCCAGCACGGCCTCACAGGGCGCGGAGGAGTCCCTGGAGGCCGCCCGTTCGCTGCGCCGTGCGGCCCGCCGCATCGGCGGCACCCTGCACACGTTCCGTCCGCTCCTGGACGCGGAGTGGGCGTCGTCGCTCCGCCCCGAACTGGCCTGGCTCTCCGGCACGCTGGGTCAGGAGCACGCGTACGCCGGCCGTCTGGACCGCCTCCTGGAGGCCCTGCACCGGCTGTCGGGCCCGTCACCGGTGCCCGCCCCGGCCGGGGACCCGCAGCCCGCGTCGGCCGCCCTCGCGGCCTCGGGCGCCGGAGGCCGCACGGCACGGCAGAACGGCTGGGCGCAGCCCTCCGTGCCGAGCGCCGCCGACAGCGGCACCCCGCGCGGCCTCGCGGTCGGCGCCGCCAAGGCCGCCGCCCTCCTCGAGCGGCAGCTCACGCTCGCCAGGACCCGCGCCCACTCCACCGCCCTCCAGGCCTTCGGCTCCTCCCGCTTCCACGCCGTGGCGGACCACGTGGCCGTCCTGGCCAGCGAGGTTCCCCTGAGCGGGACCACGGAGGGGTTGGTGCCCCTCGCCGACCAGGCGGAGGCGGCGCTCGCCGAGGCCGTCGCCGTCCTCCCCCTCGGCCAGGCCGGGCACCCCTACAACGCCGGCGCGCTCTCCCACGGCCTCGCGCCCACGGACACCGCCCCGGACGCCCAGGACGCCCCCTGGCTGAAGGTCCGCTCACTGCTGCGCCTGTACCGGTACGCGCAGGAGGTCCTCGTCGGCCACGACAGGACCGACCCGCGCATCGCGGACGCGAGCCACGCGCTGAACGTCCACCGCGAGGCGGCGGCAGCGGCGGCGGCCGCGGCCCACGCGGCGCGGACCCCGCGGATCGCGCCCGCCACGGCGTACGCGCTGGGGGTGCTCCACGCCGACCAGCGCCACGAGGTCGAGGCGGCCCGGTTCGTGTTCCAGCGGGCGTGGCTGCGCGAGGAGGCGAGGACCCGGTGA
- a CDS encoding RNA degradosome polyphosphate kinase yields MQPAAPDPSPDHGSASPANGKLHLAPALSDAPIVVPARNNGSMSQQNTQGHVQHAQPSVGSIAAHRPATIAATVSDLDPDIDADLDAYDEDAAVGHDGAELPQGRFLDRERSWLAFNERVLELAEDPHTPLLERANFLAIFASNLDEFFMVRVAGLKRRIATGVATRSASGLQPREVLDLIWNRSRELMARHAACYQDDVAPGLADEGIHLVRWHELTEKEQSRLFTLFRQQIFPVLTPLAVDPAHPFPYISGLSLNLAVVVRNPVSGHQHFARVKVPPLLSRFLEASPQRYVPIEDVIAAPAHLQELFPGMEIQEHHMFRLTRNEDLEVEEDDAENLLQALEKELMRRRFGPPVRLEVEESIAPNILSLLVRELKISEAEVYPLPGPLDLTGLFSIAKLDRPELKYPKFVAGTHRDLAEVESASAPDIFAALRERDVLLHHPYDSFSTSVQAFLEQAASDPDVLAIKQTLYRTSGDSPIVDALIDAAESGKQVLVLVEIKARFDEQANIKWARKLEEAGCHVVYGLVGLKTHCKLSLVVRQEGESLVRYSHVGTGNYHPKTARLYEDLGLLTSNAEVGADLSDLFNRLSGYSRRETYRRLLVAPKSLRDGLISRINKEIQHHRAGRPAYVRIKVNSMVDEAVVDALYRASQAGVEVDVWVRGICAVRPGVEGLSENIRVRSVLGRFLEHSRVFAFGNGGEPEVWIGSADMMHRNLDRRIEALVRVQDPAHRAALSRLLETGMSDTTASWHLGADGNWTRHSADPDGQPLRNVQEMLIDARRRRRGTATP; encoded by the coding sequence ATGCAGCCCGCCGCGCCCGACCCGTCCCCGGACCACGGGAGCGCTTCCCCGGCAAACGGGAAGCTCCACCTCGCTCCCGCGCTCTCCGACGCGCCCATCGTCGTGCCCGCGCGGAACAATGGGTCCATGAGCCAGCAGAACACGCAAGGACACGTGCAGCACGCCCAGCCTTCCGTGGGTTCCATCGCCGCGCACCGGCCCGCCACCATCGCCGCCACCGTCTCCGACCTCGACCCCGACATCGACGCGGACCTCGACGCGTACGACGAGGACGCCGCGGTCGGCCACGACGGCGCCGAGCTGCCCCAGGGGCGGTTCCTGGACCGGGAGCGCAGCTGGCTCGCGTTCAACGAGCGGGTCCTCGAACTCGCCGAGGACCCGCACACCCCCCTCCTCGAACGGGCGAATTTCCTGGCGATCTTCGCCTCGAACCTGGACGAGTTCTTCATGGTCCGGGTGGCGGGCCTGAAGCGACGTATCGCGACCGGTGTCGCCACCCGTTCGGCCTCGGGTCTCCAGCCCCGCGAGGTGCTCGACCTCATCTGGAACCGCTCCCGCGAGCTCATGGCCCGGCACGCCGCCTGCTACCAGGACGACGTCGCGCCCGGCCTCGCCGACGAGGGCATCCACCTGGTGCGCTGGCACGAGCTGACCGAGAAGGAGCAGTCCCGGCTCTTCACGCTCTTCCGGCAGCAGATCTTCCCCGTCCTGACCCCGCTGGCCGTGGACCCCGCGCACCCCTTCCCGTACATCTCGGGGCTCTCGCTCAACCTCGCCGTGGTCGTCCGCAACCCGGTCTCCGGGCATCAGCACTTCGCACGGGTGAAGGTGCCTCCGCTGCTCTCGCGGTTCCTGGAGGCCTCCCCGCAGCGGTACGTCCCCATCGAGGACGTCATCGCCGCGCCCGCGCACCTCCAGGAGCTCTTCCCGGGCATGGAGATCCAGGAGCACCACATGTTCCGGCTCACCAGGAACGAGGACCTGGAGGTCGAGGAGGACGACGCCGAGAACCTGCTCCAGGCGCTGGAGAAGGAGCTCATGCGGCGCCGCTTCGGCCCGCCCGTGCGCCTGGAGGTCGAGGAGTCCATCGCGCCGAACATCCTCAGCCTGCTGGTGCGCGAGCTGAAGATCAGCGAGGCGGAGGTCTACCCGCTGCCGGGCCCGCTCGACCTCACCGGCCTCTTCAGCATCGCCAAGCTGGACCGGCCCGAGCTGAAGTACCCGAAGTTCGTGGCGGGCACCCACCGCGACCTGGCCGAGGTGGAGTCGGCGTCCGCCCCCGACATCTTCGCCGCCCTTCGCGAACGCGACGTGCTCCTCCACCACCCGTACGACTCGTTCTCCACGTCCGTGCAGGCGTTCCTGGAGCAGGCCGCGTCCGACCCGGACGTCCTCGCCATCAAGCAGACGCTGTACCGGACGTCGGGCGACTCCCCCATAGTCGACGCGCTGATCGACGCCGCCGAGTCCGGCAAGCAGGTCCTCGTCCTCGTCGAGATCAAGGCCCGCTTCGACGAGCAGGCCAACATCAAGTGGGCGCGGAAGCTGGAGGAGGCCGGCTGCCACGTCGTCTACGGCCTCGTCGGTCTGAAGACGCACTGCAAGCTGTCCCTCGTCGTGCGCCAGGAGGGCGAGTCCCTCGTCCGCTACTCGCACGTGGGCACCGGCAACTACCACCCCAAGACCGCCCGCCTCTACGAGGACCTGGGGCTGCTCACCTCCAACGCGGAGGTCGGCGCGGACCTCTCCGACCTCTTCAACCGGCTCTCCGGCTACTCCCGCAGGGAGACCTACCGCCGCCTGCTCGTCGCCCCCAAGTCCCTGCGCGACGGCCTGATTTCCCGCATCAACAAGGAAATACAGCACCACAGGGCGGGCCGCCCCGCCTACGTCCGCATCAAGGTCAACTCGATGGTCGACGAGGCGGTCGTCGACGCGCTGTACCGTGCGTCGCAGGCGGGCGTCGAGGTGGACGTGTGGGTGCGCGGCATCTGCGCGGTCCGGCCCGGCGTGGAGGGGCTCTCGGAGAACATCCGGGTACGTTCCGTCCTCGGCCGCTTCCTCGAACACTCCCGTGTCTTCGCCTTCGGCAACGGCGGCGAACCGGAGGTGTGGATCGGCAGCGCCGACATGATGCACCGCAATCTCGACCGCCGCATCGAGGCGCTGGTCAGGGTCCAGGACCCGGCGCACCGGGCGGCCCTGAGCCGGCTCCTGGAGACCGGCATGTCGGACACCACGGCCTCCTGGCACCTGGGCGCGGACGGCAACTGGACCCGCCACTCGGCGGACCCGGACGGCCAGCCCCTGCGCAACGTGCAGGAGATGCTCATAGACGCCCGGAGGCGCCGGCGTGGCACAGCAACACCATGA
- a CDS encoding ABC transporter ATP-binding protein encodes MTDTALEATALTKRFGRGRYALRDCTFRLPVGRVCAVVGPNGAGKSTLLALAAGLDRPTSGTISALGTGPARARERIAYVAQDKPLHPQLTIAGTLRLGAELNAGSWDMEAAERVIGDGGLDRTARVRTLSGGQRTRVALALALGKRAELLLLDEPMADLDPLARHQLMGTLMAEAAEHGTTVVMSSHIVSELAEACDYLLLVSGGGIRLAGGIDDLTGAHRLVTGRGPADRLHPHTVVESRAAGRGLTALIRTEGPIGDGWDVEEPSLEELLLAHLRAPEAPPLLSPGSTPRERGAQDLEVSA; translated from the coding sequence ATGACCGACACCGCCCTAGAGGCGACCGCACTGACCAAACGCTTCGGGCGGGGCCGATACGCCCTGCGGGACTGCACGTTCCGCCTGCCCGTCGGCCGCGTCTGCGCGGTCGTCGGCCCGAACGGCGCGGGCAAGTCGACGCTGCTCGCCCTCGCGGCGGGCCTCGACCGGCCCACGTCGGGCACGATCAGCGCCCTGGGCACGGGCCCCGCGCGGGCACGGGAGCGCATCGCGTACGTCGCCCAGGACAAGCCGCTCCACCCGCAGCTGACCATCGCGGGCACCCTGCGGCTCGGCGCCGAACTCAACGCGGGCAGCTGGGACATGGAGGCCGCCGAACGCGTCATCGGCGACGGCGGCCTCGACCGCACCGCCCGCGTCCGTACGCTCTCCGGCGGCCAGCGCACCCGCGTCGCACTCGCGCTCGCCCTCGGCAAGCGCGCCGAACTCCTCCTCCTCGACGAACCGATGGCCGACCTCGACCCGCTCGCCAGGCACCAGCTGATGGGCACGCTGATGGCGGAGGCCGCCGAGCACGGCACGACCGTGGTCATGTCCTCGCACATCGTGAGCGAACTCGCGGAAGCCTGCGACTACTTGCTGCTCGTCTCCGGCGGCGGCATCCGGCTCGCGGGCGGCATCGACGACCTGACCGGCGCGCACCGCCTGGTCACGGGCCGCGGCCCGGCCGACCGGCTCCACCCGCACACCGTCGTCGAGTCCCGCGCCGCGGGGCGCGGTCTGACGGCCCTGATCCGCACCGAGGGCCCGATCGGCGACGGCTGGGACGTCGAAGAACCTTCCCTGGAGGAACTGTTGCTGGCCCACCTGCGCGCGCCGGAAGCGCCACCGCTCCTCTCCCCCGGCAGCACGCCCCGGGAGCGCGGTGCGCAGGACCTGGAGGTGTCCGCGTGA